In Mercurialis annua linkage group LG6, ddMerAnnu1.2, whole genome shotgun sequence, the following are encoded in one genomic region:
- the LOC126688384 gene encoding protein LATERAL ROOT PRIMORDIUM 1 codes for MGMFVVAPAGSFNHHHHHQQQHHHQHDSSGSFNLVSGVHDSINSGNAATALGVGVGVGVIPLLTAAPCLPPQNMDDQDLLNSGRSKISGIQFWQNQNPYSNNNNNNIKKSSLLDHNNSVNFFQTGINNSGGGGGGGGGGGGGNSASSSTTTCQDCGNQAKKDCTHRRCRTCCKNRGYDCNTHVRSTWVPAARRRERQLITTAAGGGSSGSTSGVKKPRLINSQQNTATSHTSTSNTTPPRSFDTGSSQQDVSYKDSLPGQVRAPAVFKCVRVTAMDDGEDEYAYQAVVKIGGHVFKGFLYDQGVETTRDGFPNLSELHLGGGATGGGGGSSSSPIVDPSDVYGASGGGFLGGSAYGNQIN; via the exons ATGGGGATGTTCGTGGTGGCTCCGGCGGGTTCTTttaaccaccaccaccaccatcagCAACAGCATCACCATCAGCATGATTCTTCTGGTTCGTTTAATCTTGTTAGTGGTGTGCACGACTCGATTAACAGTGGTAATGCGGCTACTGCTCTTGGAGTTGGCGTTGGTGTAGGTGTTATTCCGCTTCTTACGGCGGCTCCGTGTCTCCCGCCGCAAAACATGGACGATCAAGATTTGCTGAATAGTGGGCGGAGCAAGATTAGTGGAATCCAGTTCTGGCAGAATCAAAATCcatatagtaataataataataataatatcaagaaaagttcaCTTCTTGATCATAACAATTCCGTTAATTTCTTTCAAACTGGTATCAACAACAGCGGCggaggtggtggaggtggtggcGGAGGTGGTGGGGGTAATTCAGCTTCATCTAGTACAACAACGTGCCAAGACTGTGGTAACCAAGCTAAAAAAGATTGTACTCACAGAAGGTGTAGAACTTGCTGTAAAAACCGTGGATATGATTGTAATACTCACGTGAGGAGCACGTGGGTACCGGCGGCGAGGAGGAGAGAGCGGCAGTTGATAACAACCGCCGCGGGTGGTGGTTCATCTGGCTCAACTTCTGGTGTCAAGAAACCTAGACTCATAAACTCACAACAAAATACAGCCACTTCTCATACTTCTACTTCAAATACTACTCCACCAAGAAGCTTCGACACCGGCTCTAGCCAACAAG ATGTGAGTTATAAGGATTCATTACCGGGTCAAGTACGTGCACCGGCGGTTTTCAAGTGTGTTAGAGTGACAGCAATGGACGATGGTGAAGATGAGTATGCATATCAAGCTGTGGTCAAAATTGGTGGTCATGTTTTCAAAGGGTTTCTTTATGATCAAGGAGTTGAAACAACAAGAGATGGGTTTCCTAACCTATCAGAATTGCATTTGGGTGGTGGTGCCACGGGCGGTGGCGGAGGATCGTCGTCATCGCCGATTGTCGACCCATCGGACGTTTATGGTGCATCTGGTGGAGGGTTTCTTGGAGGTTCCGCTTATGGTAATCAAATAAATTGA